The Cloeon dipterum chromosome X, ieCloDipt1.1, whole genome shotgun sequence genome includes a window with the following:
- the LOC135944938 gene encoding transcription and mRNA export factor ENY2-like, with translation MKEEDVLTAKMIESGELNRWKELLRLRLTECGWRDQVKLLCRDAIKQGNVEEMTVDQLNNEVTPKARQLVPDAVKIELLTKIKTFLQENTLQESQ, from the exons ATGAAAGAAGAGGATGTCCTAACCGCCAAAATGATTGAGTCTGGAGAACTGAATAG ATGGAAAGAGCTTCTTCGTTTGAGGCTTACGGAATGTGGCTGGAGAGACCAAGTCAAGCTTCTCTGTCGCGACGCAATCAAGCAAGGCAACGTGGAGGAAATGACTGTGGATCAGCTGAATAATGAAGTTACTCCGAAAGCCAGAC AATTGGTCCCTGATGCTGTGAAAATTGAGCTGCTGACAAAAATCAAGACCTTCCTGCAAGAGAACACTCTGCAAGAGTCGCAGTGA
- the PrBP gene encoding retinal rod rhodopsin-sensitive cGMP 3',5'-cyclic phosphodiesterase subunit delta yields MPSRSEDILKGFKVNWMNLRDADTGKILWQGTDDLSIPDVEHEARVPMKILKCRAVSREINFSSAEPMEKFRLEQKVLFKGRCLEEWFFEFGFVIPNSTNTWQSLIEAAPESQMMPASVLNGNTVIETKFYDDDLLVSTSLVRLFYD; encoded by the exons ATGCCTTCGCGGTCGGAGGATATTCTGAAGGGGTTCAAAGT gaaTTGGATGAACCTTCGAGATGCAGACACTGGAAAAATTCTTTGGCAGGGCACGGATGATtt ATCGATTCCGGACGTTGAGCACGAGGCCAGGGTGCCGATGAAAATTCTAAAGTGCCGGGCTGTGTCGAGAGAAATCAACTTCTCTTCAGCAGAgccaatggaaaaatttagacTAGAACAAAAAGTGCTTTTTAAG GGACGCTGTCTTGAAGAATGGTTCTTTGAATTTGGGTTTGTCATTCCCAATTCAACAAACACATGGCAATCCCTCATAGAGGCTGCGCCTGAATCTCAAATGATGCCTGCTAGCGTTTTGAA cGGAAACACGGTCATCGAAACCAAATTCTATGATGATGATCTTCTGGTGTCTACATCATTAGTTCGCCTTTTCTATGATTAA
- the LOC135946268 gene encoding uncharacterized protein DDB_G0290685-like, with translation MPSEGDDVQFEPAASTGQEPNSGEGRKYEEVTVIQIRPKLDESQQIALRKKLEPKYGYLDPWALECLHDMEKDKENAENPEIPGEDTDIAGEKDDSSMQASNKQTKTARTSKQGKKKSQPKVEISKAEDVKGFLGDQALEKILLNINGKSNDEQTPVKKKKWQPPKDAPQNESDEEEEDKGKEPPSSEAFADTSDNNNKVDPEIKTPELPQPEPTPDEDNSSRMPWNVQQKKRQKLKKNDAPSVQSTQGPTQGAQPPFPQRENAKKGQFDAPNTKPVLPLPKISPARLPSREVQPEHSYSAVLQPARELGQGDGENNQSPEEKNLQCSQKLEADFTFQIGPEVNESDHKVETPEEKDLRSSQKLEAQNGPEVDVQDKNNENPQAQGDGEDNQSPEKKEFEGSQRVEAGSTFQIGPEVNESDHKVETPEEKDLRSSQKLEAQNGPEVDVQDKNNENPQAQGDGEDNQSPEEKNLQCSQKLEADSTFQIGPEVNESDHKVENPEDQVQVMEADKVLKQDPNSNESRVEEDDQSQKEDSDQSEGSSGDPSEDEEPYNEEPDFIESDFNEPVTPLAETMGNYKFSDEGNFSSEETELPLPTNVLARTSGTQQRQELKVMPPRDDENQVPAMPPPMGRHEKDRNEAQGHGVSKSKTPPKIKTERAPAQSGHEPSEDEDRRESSGNNRSKTKTLKKRKTGQPPAQFGDKLSECKDRRERQQNADNNRPKSKSPPKRETKQNLSQSRDESEEESEPQDKYEEDQVNDEHYNLNKRRDERRKDSNGDQSNSDTRGSRNQNGFMIKIAFEIEISAPGMEIKFSKSNSN, from the exons ATGCCTTCGGAGGGCGACGATGTGCAGTTTGAACCTGCTGCCTCCACTGGACAG gagCCGAACTCTGGAGAAGGAAGAAAGTACGAGGAAGTGACAG TCATACAAATCAGACCAAAATTGGATGAATCCCAACAGATTGCTCTAAGAAAAAAGCTTGAGCCGAAATATGGATACTTGGATCCCTGGGCACTTGAGTGCTTACACGATATGGAAAAGGATAaagaaaatgcagaaaatcCAGAAATACCTGGAGAAGATACAGATATTGCTGGTGAAAAAGATGATAGTTCCATGCAGGCATCAAATAAGCAGACTAAAACGGCAAGAACTAGCAAACAAGGAAAGAAGAAGTCACAACCAAAG GTCGAAATTTCAAAAGCGGAAGACGTTAAAGGCTTTCTAGGTGACCAagctttggaaaaaatcttACTGAATATAAATGGCAAGTCTAATGATGAACAGACGCCagttaagaaaaagaaatggcAGCCCCCCAAAGATGCGCCTCAAAATGAAAGTGATGAGGAAGAGGAAGACAAGGGAAAGGAGCCTCCTTCTTCCGAGGCTTTTGCTGATACTTctgacaataataataaagttgaTCCTGAGATAAAGACGCCTGAGCTTCCCCAACCTGAGCCCACTCCTGATGAAGACAACAGTTCACGCATGCCATGGAATGTGCAACAAAAGAAAAGGCAAAAGCTGAAGAAAAATGACGCACCTTCCGTGCAAAGTACTCAGGGACCGACACAAGGTGCGCAGCCTCCATTTCCGCAAAGAGAAAACGCAAAAAAAGGACAGTTTGATGCACCAAATACAAAACCTGTGCTCCCTCTGCCAAAAATTTCTCCTGCCAGATTGCCTTCGAGAGAAGTCCAGCCAGAACATTCATACTCTGCTGTGCTACAGCCTG CTAGAGAACTGGGACAAGGAGATGGAGAGAACAACCAATCTCCAGAGGAAAAGAATTTGCAATGTAGCCAGAAACTTGAGGCTGACTTCACCTTTCAAATTGGCCCAGAAGTTAACGAAAGTGATCACAAAGTTGAAACCCCTGAGGAAAAGGATTTGAGAAGTAGCCAGAAACTTGAGGCTCAAAATGGCCCAGAAGTTGATGtccaagataaaaataatgaaaacccACAGGCTCAAG GAGATGGAGAGGACAACCAATCTCCAGAGAAGAAAGAATTTGAAGGTAGCCAGAGAGTTGAGGCTGGCTCCACCTTTCAAATTGGCCCAGAAGTTAACGAAAGTGATCACAAAGTTGAAACCCCTGAGGAAAAGGATTTGAGAAGTAGCCAGAAACTTGAGGCTCAAAATGGCCCAGAAGTTGATGtccaagataaaaataatgaaaacccACAGGCTCAAG GAGATGGAGAGGACAACCAATCTCCAGAGGAAAAGAATTTGCAATGTAGCCAGAAACTTGAGGCTGACTCCACCTTTCAAATTGGCCCAGAAGTTAACGAAAGTGATCACAAAGTTGAAAACCCTGAGGATCAAG TTCAAGTAATGGAGGCTGACAAAGTGCTTAAACAGGACCCAAATTCTAATGAGTCAAGAGTTGAGGAAGACGACCAATCACAAAAAGAGGATTCTGACCAGTCTGAAGGTTCGTCAGGCGACCCAAGTGAGGATGAGGAACCTTATAATGAAGAGCCAGATTTTATTGAGTCAGATTTTAATGAGCCAGTTACCCCGTTGGCAGAAACCATGGGAAACTACAAATTTTCTGATGAGGGAAACTTCTCCTCAGAGGAAACAGAGCTTCCACTGCCAACTAACGTTCTAGCCAGAACCTCAGGGACTCAGCAAAGACAAGAATTGAAAGTTATGCCCCCAAGAGATGATGAAAACCAAGTTCCAGCCATGCCTCCACCAATGGGACGCCACGAGAAGGACCGCAATGAAGCCCAGGGACATGGCGTTTCTAAATCAAAGACgccaccaaaaataaaaactgagcGAGCCCCTGCTCAGTCTGGACACGAACCGTCAGAAGATGAAGACAGACGAGAAAGTTCTGGCAACAATCGTTCTAAAACCAAGACgctgaagaaaagaaaaactggGCAACCCCCTGCTCAGTTTGGGGACAAATTGTCAGAGTGCAAAGACAGACGAGAGAGGCAACAAAACGCTGACAACAATCGTCCTAAATCTAAGTCGCCGCCAAAAAGAGAGACCAAGCAAAACCTTAGTCAGTCTAGAGATGAATCAGAGGAGGAGAGTGAGCCTCAAGATAAATATGAAGAAGACCAAGTGAATGATGAGCATTACAACCTCAATAAACGCAGAGACGAGCGAAGGAAGGATTCAAATGGAGACCAATCCAATAGTGACACCAGAGGAAGCAGAAATCAAAATGGTTTCATGATAAAAATTGCCTTTGAGATCGAGATTTCCGCCCCTGGCATGGAAATTAAGTTCAGTAAATCCAACAGCAATTGA